The Stenotrophomonas rhizophila genome has a window encoding:
- the pyrE gene encoding orotate phosphoribosyltransferase, protein MSDHRHRFLQLALTADALRFGQFTLKSGRLSPYFFNAGRFDSGASMVQLAACYADAVEATGLKFDVVFGPAYKGIPLATATACEFAQRGRDLPLSFNRKEAKTHGEGGNLIGADMNGKRVLIVDDVITAGTAIREALGIIKQAGGTPAGIVVALDRQEIASEDDRRSAAQAVAEEAGIPVVAVATLADLLDFASGNPELVGYRQPLEDYRSRYGSRPTR, encoded by the coding sequence ATGAGCGACCACCGTCACCGTTTCCTGCAGCTGGCCTTGACCGCCGATGCGCTGCGTTTTGGCCAGTTCACCCTCAAGTCGGGCCGCCTGAGCCCCTATTTCTTCAATGCCGGCCGCTTCGATTCGGGCGCCAGCATGGTCCAGCTGGCCGCCTGCTACGCCGATGCGGTGGAAGCCACCGGGTTGAAGTTCGACGTGGTGTTCGGCCCGGCCTACAAAGGCATTCCGCTGGCCACCGCCACCGCCTGTGAATTCGCCCAGCGCGGCCGCGACCTGCCGTTGAGCTTCAACCGCAAGGAAGCCAAGACCCACGGTGAAGGCGGCAACCTGATCGGCGCGGACATGAACGGCAAGCGCGTGCTGATCGTGGACGATGTGATCACCGCCGGCACCGCCATCCGCGAGGCGCTGGGCATCATCAAGCAGGCTGGCGGCACCCCGGCCGGCATCGTGGTGGCGCTGGACCGCCAGGAAATCGCCTCGGAAGACGACCGCCGTTCGGCCGCCCAGGCCGTGGCCGAAGAGGCCGGCATTCCGGTGGTGGCCGTGGCCACGCTGGCCGACCTGCTTGATTTTGCCTCCGGAAATCCGGAACTTGTGGGGTACCGGCAGCCGCTGGAGGACTATCGGTCCCGTTACGGCAGCCGTCCTACGCGTTGA